Below is a genomic region from Deinococcus koreensis.
TGGCGGGCCTCCTCACGCATGGCGGCGCCGAGTTCCAGGTTTTCCAGCACGCTCATGTGCGGGAACAGCTCGCGGCCCTCGGGCACATGGCCCAGCCCCAGCGCCACGATCTGCGACGGGCTGGCCCGCGTGATGTCCTGCCCGCCCAGCGTGATGCGCCCCGCCGAGGGCTTCACGACACCGCTCACGGCGCGCAGCGTGGTCGTCTTGCCCGCCCCGTTCGCCCCGATCATCGCCACGAACTCGCCGGGCGCGACCCGCACCGAAACGTCCCACAGCACCTGCACCTTGCCGTAGCCGGCCGCGAGGTTCTCGATGACCAGTTCCTGGCCGTGAATGTTCGTCATCCAGCCCTCCGGGTAGTGGACTGAGCCATCTGTCCTGTGTTATCCGCTCTCTGCTTCTCGCCCATCAGGCTCGCCCCTGTTGATCCCCGCTCGCTCCGCTCGGGAACAGGGGCGGATGCCGCTGTTCCGCCCCTCATGCCTGCAACTCCGCTTCCGTTCCCAGATACGCTGCGACCACCTGTGGATTCCCCGTAACCTCGCGGTAGGTGCCCTGGGCCAGCACCTGACCCTGATCCATGACCACCACCCGGTCGGCCAGATCGCGCACCACCGGCATGATGTGCTCGATAAACAGCACGCTGATCCCGCTGTCGCGCACGCTGCGAACCAGGGACACCGCCTCCTGGGCCTCGGCCGGCCGCAGCCCCGCCATCACCTCGTCGAGCAGCAGCACCTGGGGCTGGGTCGCCAGCGCGCGGGCCACCTCCAGGCGCTTGTCCTGCAACAGGGTCAGTTCGTGCGCGGCCTTGTCGGCGTGGGCGGCCAGGCCGGTGCGTTCCAGCAGGTCGTAGGCGCGTTCGCGGGCGGTGGGCAGGGTCATCCCGCGCTGACCGAACAGCGCGCCCACGGTCACGTTCTCATGCACGGTCATCTCGGGGAAAGGGCGCACGATCTGGAAGGCACGGCCCAGGCCGAGCCAGCAGCGGTGCTCGATGGGCGCGTCGGTCACGTCCTGGCCCAGCAGGTGCAGGCGGCCCGCGCTGGGGCGGTAGACGCCCGAGAGCAGGTTCAGCAGCGTCGTCTTGCCGGCCCCGTTCGGCCCGATGACCGCCAGGATCTCGCCCTCGTACTGGGTAAAGCTCACGTCCTGCACGGCGTTCAGGCCCCCAAAACGTTTGGAGAGACCCTCGGCCCGGAGCACGATCTCGCCGCTCACAGGTCGCCCCCGTGCCGCCCGCGCCGCCACAGCCCCACGATGCCACGCGGCAGCCACAGGATGCTCAGCATCAGCACCAGGCCGTAGACGACGAGGTAGCCGTTCTTCACCGAGTTGTGCAGCAGTTCTTCCGCCACGCGCAGTACGGTGGCGCCCAGGATCGGCCCCAGGGTGGTGTACAGCCCGCCAAAGATCGAGGTCGTGAGGGGCGCGATGGAGTTCGCCAGGGAGAAGGTCTCCAGCGGGTTGATGAAGAAGGTCTTGCCCGCGTACAAGCCGCCCGCCAGCGCCGCCAGCGCACTGGAGATGAAGAAGGCCGCCAGCTTGTAGCGCACCACCGAGACGCCCAGCACCCGCGCCGTTTCCTCGCCCTGCCGGATGGCGGCGAAGGCGTGGTGCAGGCGGGTCAGGCGCACGGCGAGGCTCACGAGGGCGGTCAGGCCCAGCAGGCTCAGGGCCACCAGATACTGCCCGCGCGAGTTGCCGCCCAGCAGCGCGGGCACCAGCATCCCGTTCGCGCCCCCGGCGACCGACTCCGGCAGGTTCTGGATGACGGTGCGCAGCACCTCGGTGAAGGCCAGCGTGGCGATGGCGAAGTACATGCCGCTCAGGCGCATGGTCACGGCGCCCAGGATCAGGCTGACCCCGCCCGCGAGCAGCGCGGCGAGCGGCAGGGCCAGGCCCCACGGCAGCCCCGCCCTCAGCAGCAGCGCCGACCCGTACGCCCCCAGCCCGTAGAAGGCCGCGTGTGCCAGCGACACCTGCCCGGAGCGCGCCAGGATGTCCCACGACAGCGCCAGGATTCCGGCCACCAGCGTGAAGAAGCCGATCTGCAGCAGGAATTCGCGCCGGTCGCCCAGCGGCAGGAAGGGGAAGGCAAGGGCCAGCGCGAAGAAGAGGGCCAGCGGCAGCAGCTTCGTCCAGCGGAATTCCGCCGCGCGTCTGGACGCGGGCATGGACGCTGCGGCGCTCACGTGGCCCTCCGGAAGAAGGCACCCTGGTACGAGCGCCAGACCAGCGTGCCGAAGATCATCAGGAAGAACACCGCGTCGCTCCAGCCGCCGCCGCCCGGCACGTAGGTCTGCACCAGCGCCTCCGAGAGCCCCAGGATCACCGAGGCCCACAGCACGCCCGTCAGGTTCCCCAGCCCCGCCATCACGATGATGGCGAACGCCTTGAGGGCGAACACCAGCCCCACGGTGGGCGAGGCGAACAGCAGCACGGAGACCAGCACGCCCGCCACCGCCGCCAGCGCGCACGACACCCCGAAGGCCAGCAGGTACACCCGATCCACGTCGATGCCGATGAGTTGGGCGCCCCGGCGGTTCTGGGCCACGGCGCGCATCTGCCGGCCCAGGGTGGTGCGGTACAGCACCCCATACAGCGCCCCCAGGATCAGCACGGCCAGCCCGAAGGCGATGGCCTTGGGGCCGCCGACGCTGAGTTCTCCGAGGCTCAGGCTACTCGCCTGGTACGGGGTGCTCACCGTGCGGGTGTTGCCGCCCATGATCATCAGCGCGAGGTTCTGCAGCAGGATGCCCAGCCCGAAGGTCAGCAGCATCTGGTTCAGCTCGGGCGCCAGCAGCACGTGCCGGATGCTGACGCGGTAGGTCAGGGCGCCCACGCCGAAGACCGCCAGCGCCACCAGCGGCAGCGCCAGCAGTGGGTCGATCCCGAAGTAGGCGCTGCCCGCCCAGGCCAGGAAGGCCCCGATCATCAGGTACTCGCCGTGCGCGAAGTTCACGATGCCCACCACACCCACCGCCAGCGCCAGGCCGGAGGCCACCAGGGCGTAGATGCCGCTCTGCAGCAGGCCGTTGATCAGCGTCTGTAGAAAGAGTTCCATGTACCGTCCTTGTTTTGAACCGATATGTTCAGGTGGTGTCGAGATGTGAGGTCAGGGCGGCCAGGAACTCGCCCGGCGCCTCGATGAAGGGGGCATGGCCCACACCCGGCAGCACGATCTCGCGGCAGCTTCCTCCGTTGGCCTGGGCCCGCGCCAGCAGCGCCCTCAGCTGCGTGACCATCGGTTGCGGCGGGCACACGTCCGCGCCGGGCCAGCCGGGCACCGCCCCCAGGGCGCCGAGCTGCGCCAGATCGAAGAGGCTCGTGTCGCTGACGATGGTGTCGGCGTCGCCGCGCACCCACAGCACGGGCGGCGGCGGGGTCAGGTGGGCAAAGGCCGAGAGGTTCAGATATTTCGGAGAGAAAGCGTTCGCCACCCCCCGCGTCCCCGGCGCAACGCTGGGCCAGGTGGGGCTGGGGCTCAGGTCGCCGGGGTAGAAGTCGTCCCCGGTGCGGGTGCTCAGCATGGCGTCCAGCCACGCCTCCTCCTGCTCAGGGGTGGGCGTGAAGGTCGCCGGATTCACGTAGTACTTCCGCAGCACGTCGCGTGGGCTGCCCGGCTCGTCCGAGCGGTCGCCCGCCGCCACGGCCGCCACGAAGCCCGCGTTCACCGTGCCGCCGCCCGAGCCGGCGAAGTCGGCGGCGTTGGGCGCGCCCTCTGGCCCGTGGGTGCCGCCGAAGCCGAAGGGGGAGATTCCGGCCACCAGCGTCAGCGACTGCACCCGCCCCGGGGCGTCCAGCGCCGCCTGCAGGATCACGCCGCCGCCCAGGCTCCAGCCGAGCCAGTGCGCGCGCTCCCAGCCCAGAGCGTCCAGCAGCGAGAGGAGATCGTCCGACCAGTCGCGTAGGCCGCGCGTGGCGTCGATGCCCTTCGCCTCGCTGGCCCCGTAGCCGCGCAGGTCGGGGGCCACCGCGTGGATGTCCGCCGGCAGCGCGTCCAGCAGCTCCTGGAAGAAGGCCGAGCCCGACACGTTGCCGTGCACCAGCAGCAGCCGGCGCCCCGACTCTCCGGTGGCGGGCCGCTCCAGGACATGCGTGTTCAGGCGGCCTGTGTGGATCATTCTGGGCGTGATCATGGGTGCCTCCCTTCCCGCAAAGGGGGCCGCGCACCCACAAGCGGCGCGGCCCCCAGAGC
It encodes:
- a CDS encoding ABC transporter ATP-binding protein codes for the protein MSGEIVLRAEGLSKRFGGLNAVQDVSFTQYEGEILAVIGPNGAGKTTLLNLLSGVYRPSAGRLHLLGQDVTDAPIEHRCWLGLGRAFQIVRPFPEMTVHENVTVGALFGQRGMTLPTARERAYDLLERTGLAAHADKAAHELTLLQDKRLEVARALATQPQVLLLDEVMAGLRPAEAQEAVSLVRSVRDSGISVLFIEHIMPVVRDLADRVVVMDQGQVLAQGTYREVTGNPQVVAAYLGTEAELQA
- a CDS encoding branched-chain amino acid ABC transporter permease; this encodes MSAAASMPASRRAAEFRWTKLLPLALFFALALAFPFLPLGDRREFLLQIGFFTLVAGILALSWDILARSGQVSLAHAAFYGLGAYGSALLLRAGLPWGLALPLAALLAGGVSLILGAVTMRLSGMYFAIATLAFTEVLRTVIQNLPESVAGGANGMLVPALLGGNSRGQYLVALSLLGLTALVSLAVRLTRLHHAFAAIRQGEETARVLGVSVVRYKLAAFFISSALAALAGGLYAGKTFFINPLETFSLANSIAPLTTSIFGGLYTTLGPILGATVLRVAEELLHNSVKNGYLVVYGLVLMLSILWLPRGIVGLWRRGRHGGDL
- a CDS encoding branched-chain amino acid ABC transporter permease; translated protein: MELFLQTLINGLLQSGIYALVASGLALAVGVVGIVNFAHGEYLMIGAFLAWAGSAYFGIDPLLALPLVALAVFGVGALTYRVSIRHVLLAPELNQMLLTFGLGILLQNLALMIMGGNTRTVSTPYQASSLSLGELSVGGPKAIAFGLAVLILGALYGVLYRTTLGRQMRAVAQNRRGAQLIGIDVDRVYLLAFGVSCALAAVAGVLVSVLLFASPTVGLVFALKAFAIIVMAGLGNLTGVLWASVILGLSEALVQTYVPGGGGWSDAVFFLMIFGTLVWRSYQGAFFRRAT
- a CDS encoding alpha/beta fold hydrolase, whose product is MITPRMIHTGRLNTHVLERPATGESGRRLLLVHGNVSGSAFFQELLDALPADIHAVAPDLRGYGASEAKGIDATRGLRDWSDDLLSLLDALGWERAHWLGWSLGGGVILQAALDAPGRVQSLTLVAGISPFGFGGTHGPEGAPNAADFAGSGGGTVNAGFVAAVAAGDRSDEPGSPRDVLRKYYVNPATFTPTPEQEEAWLDAMLSTRTGDDFYPGDLSPSPTWPSVAPGTRGVANAFSPKYLNLSAFAHLTPPPPVLWVRGDADTIVSDTSLFDLAQLGALGAVPGWPGADVCPPQPMVTQLRALLARAQANGGSCREIVLPGVGHAPFIEAPGEFLAALTSHLDTT